From a region of the Fischerella sp. JS2 genome:
- a CDS encoding cell division protein SepF, with protein sequence MNNIFSKLRDFVGLNEPVEYEYYEEEPEAESYQNLYQEQNQQPVPQETTSANRRWREPMPTMNANPDVATASAKTMSNVIGMPGAINGISEVLVLEPRTFEEMPQAIQALRERKSVVLNLTIMDPDQAQRAVDFVAGGTYALDGHQERIGESIFLFTPSCVQVSTQGGVLHEVPQPPVRTSRPAPGNQTWGNEPNRMVQ encoded by the coding sequence ATGAACAATATTTTCTCCAAACTGAGAGACTTTGTTGGTTTAAATGAGCCAGTAGAATACGAGTACTATGAGGAAGAGCCTGAAGCAGAAAGCTATCAGAATCTATATCAGGAACAAAATCAACAGCCTGTACCCCAAGAAACGACCTCTGCAAATCGACGTTGGCGTGAGCCAATGCCTACAATGAATGCAAATCCAGATGTAGCAACTGCTTCTGCAAAAACGATGAGTAATGTTATTGGTATGCCCGGTGCTATTAACGGTATTTCAGAAGTTTTAGTACTAGAACCACGTACTTTTGAAGAAATGCCACAAGCGATTCAAGCTTTACGAGAGCGAAAGTCTGTGGTATTAAACTTGACAATCATGGACCCGGATCAAGCACAGCGAGCTGTTGATTTTGTTGCAGGTGGCACTTACGCGTTGGATGGACATCAAGAACGTATCGGCGAAAGCATCTTTTTGTTTACACCCAGTTGTGTGCAAGTCAGCACTCAAGGCGGAGTTCTACACGAAGTACCTCAACCACCAGTTCGTACCTCCCGCCCTGCACCTGGCAACCAAACCTGGGGCAATGAACCCAATCGCATGGTACAATAA
- the proC gene encoding pyrroline-5-carboxylate reductase, translating to MSYKFGLIGGGVMGEALLSRLIARSIYHPSEVIVSEPQPTRQKFLAHQYNVAVTDDNRLVFSQTTEVICLAVKPQVFSAIAQELADVLEQGHSPLVISVLAGVTLSKLEAAFPQLPVIRAMPNTPATVGAGMTAIAPGAYTHSKHSETAQQLFSAVGEVVEVPESLMDAVTGLSGSGPAYVALMIEALADGGVAAGLPRAIAYQLALQTVLGTAQLLHDTKLHPAELKDRVTSPGGTTITGIAQLERSAFRSALIEAVKAATIRSQELGK from the coding sequence ATGAGTTATAAATTTGGATTAATTGGTGGCGGGGTAATGGGAGAAGCTTTATTATCCCGCCTTATTGCTCGCTCGATTTATCACCCATCAGAAGTGATAGTTAGTGAACCACAGCCCACACGCCAGAAATTTTTAGCGCATCAGTACAATGTGGCAGTGACAGATGATAACCGTCTGGTTTTCAGCCAAACAACCGAAGTGATATGCTTAGCGGTTAAACCGCAAGTTTTCAGTGCGATCGCTCAAGAATTAGCGGATGTTCTCGAGCAAGGGCATTCACCACTAGTAATTTCTGTGTTGGCAGGTGTAACTTTATCTAAATTAGAAGCAGCTTTTCCCCAATTGCCAGTCATTCGAGCCATGCCCAATACACCAGCAACTGTAGGTGCGGGTATGACTGCGATCGCTCCTGGTGCTTACACCCATAGTAAACACTCGGAAACAGCACAACAGTTGTTTTCAGCAGTGGGGGAAGTAGTAGAAGTTCCGGAGTCGTTAATGGATGCGGTAACTGGTTTATCAGGTAGTGGACCAGCTTACGTAGCGTTAATGATAGAAGCACTTGCAGATGGAGGAGTCGCTGCTGGTTTACCTAGAGCAATTGCCTATCAACTCGCTTTACAAACAGTCTTAGGAACTGCTCAGTTACTACATGACACCAAACTCCACCCCGCAGAACTCAAAGATCGTGTTACCAGTCCTGGTGGAACCACAATTACTGGCATAGCCCAATTAGAACGTTCAGCATTCCGCTCTGCTCTCATTGAGGCAGTTAAAGCTGCTACCATTCGTTCTCAGGAGTTGGGGAAGTGA